In Tachysurus vachellii isolate PV-2020 chromosome 3, HZAU_Pvac_v1, whole genome shotgun sequence, one genomic interval encodes:
- the LOC132842401 gene encoding uncharacterized protein LOC132842401, which produces MRISLGMVRFLPGRTLISDATASDRISACLAEISSWMTAHQLKLNPSKTELLFIPGDSSPGHDLAISLHNDLISPSATARNLGVTMDNQLSFSSHVANVTRSCRFLLYNIRRIRPFLSTQAAQVLVQSLVISRLDYCNALLAGLPMNAIRPLQMIQNAAARLVFNLPKFSHTTPLLRSLHWLPVAARIRFKTLMLAYKAKNGPAPSYLKALITPRTAPRTLRSTSTARLVPPSLRQNSYVM; this is translated from the exons atgcggatcagcttgggaatggttcgcttcctacctggaaggacgctcatatcag atgccacagcttctgaccggatctctgcatgtctggcagaaatttcatcatggatgactgctcatcagttaaagcttaatcctagcaaaactgagctgctcttcatcccaggtgattcatccccaggtcatgatcttgctatatccttgcacaacgatctgatctccccttcagccacagctcgcaaccttggggtaaccatggacaatcaactgtccttttcctctcatgttgctaatgtgactcgctcatgtcggtttcttctctacaacattagaaggattcgaccatttctgtccacacaggctgctcaggtacttgttcagtctcttgtcatttctagactggattactgcaatgcactgctggcaggtctacctatgaacgcaatccgtcctctgcaaatgatccaaaatgcagctgcccggcttgttttcaacctgccaaagttctctcataccaccccgctgctgcgatccctccactggcttccggtagctgcacgcatcagattcaaaacactgatgctggcctacaaagccaaaaatggaccagctccctcttacctcaaagccctcatcactcctcgcactgcaccccgcaccctccgatctaccagcactgctcgactggttccaccatctctcaggcaAAACAGCTATGTAATGTGA